A part of Romeriopsis navalis LEGE 11480 genomic DNA contains:
- a CDS encoding DUF350 domain-containing protein: protein MILELQKIPETILWTVLGIILLYGSVWVYDRLDPINYREAIRQGNIAAGLVVASVILAMGGIIVCILAT from the coding sequence ATGATACTTGAACTGCAAAAAATCCCGGAAACAATACTGTGGACTGTTCTGGGCATCATCCTGCTCTACGGCAGTGTCTGGGTCTACGATCGTCTCGATCCAATTAACTACCGTGAAGCAATTCGACAAGGCAATATTGCCGCGGGATTAGTTGTTGCGTCGGTGATTCTCGCCATGGGCGGCATTATTGTCTGTATTCTCGCGACATAA